In one window of Prevotella fusca JCM 17724 DNA:
- the gdhA gene encoding NADP-specific glutamate dehydrogenase, protein MEVEKIMQALEQKHPGESEYLQAVREVLVSVKDVYNQHPEFERASIIERIVEPERVITFRVPWVDDQGKVQVNIGYRVQFNGAIGPYKGGLRFHASVNLSILKFLGFEQTFKNALTTLPMGGGKGGSDFSPRGKSDAEIMRFCQAFMNELYRHVGPDEDVPAGDIGVGGREIGYLFGQYRKLTHQFQGMLTGKGREWGGSILRPEATGYGALYFVHQMMETHGLDIKGKTVALSGFGNVAWGAAKKATELGAKVITLSGPDGYIYDPDGISGEKIEYMLELRSSGNDVCEPYAEKYPGAQFFKGRKPWEQKADIYLPCATQNELNGEDADKILAYKPLCVAEVSNMGCTAEAADKFTAAKQLFAPGKAVNAGGVATSGLEMSQNSLRLSWSPEEVDQKLHYIMSSIHEQCVTYGKQADGHIDYIKGANIAGFMKVAKAMLAQGVV, encoded by the coding sequence ATGGAAGTCGAAAAAATCATGCAGGCACTGGAGCAGAAGCATCCAGGTGAGTCAGAGTATTTGCAGGCAGTACGTGAAGTGCTTGTTTCTGTGAAGGATGTTTACAACCAGCACCCAGAGTTCGAGCGTGCAAGTATCATTGAGCGCATTGTGGAACCTGAGCGTGTCATCACGTTCCGTGTACCTTGGGTTGATGACCAGGGCAAGGTTCAGGTGAACATCGGTTACCGTGTGCAGTTCAACGGTGCAATTGGTCCGTACAAGGGTGGTCTGCGTTTCCATGCGTCAGTAAACCTTAGCATCCTTAAGTTCCTCGGTTTCGAGCAGACTTTCAAGAATGCGCTCACCACATTGCCTATGGGCGGTGGCAAGGGAGGTTCTGACTTCTCTCCACGTGGCAAGAGTGATGCTGAAATCATGCGTTTCTGCCAAGCCTTCATGAACGAACTTTACCGCCACGTCGGTCCTGATGAGGACGTTCCTGCAGGTGACATCGGTGTTGGTGGTCGTGAGATCGGTTATCTCTTCGGTCAGTATCGTAAGCTGACTCACCAGTTCCAGGGTATGCTCACAGGTAAGGGCAGAGAATGGGGTGGCTCTATTCTCCGTCCAGAGGCAACTGGTTATGGTGCGCTCTACTTCGTTCATCAGATGATGGAGACCCACGGTCTCGACATCAAGGGTAAGACAGTTGCGCTCTCTGGCTTCGGTAACGTTGCATGGGGTGCTGCCAAGAAGGCTACCGAACTCGGTGCAAAGGTTATCACACTGAGCGGTCCTGACGGTTACATCTATGATCCGGATGGCATCAGCGGTGAGAAGATTGAGTATATGCTCGAACTCCGCAGCAGTGGTAATGACGTTTGTGAGCCATACGCAGAGAAGTATCCTGGCGCACAGTTCTTCAAGGGTCGCAAACCTTGGGAGCAGAAAGCGGACATTTACTTGCCATGTGCTACACAGAACGAGCTCAACGGTGAGGATGCTGACAAGATTCTTGCATACAAGCCATTGTGCGTAGCTGAAGTTTCAAACATGGGTTGTACAGCTGAGGCTGCCGACAAGTTCACTGCTGCCAAGCAGCTCTTCGCTCCTGGCAAGGCTGTCAATGCAGGTGGTGTTGCAACCTCTGGTCTCGAAATGTCACAGAACTCTCTCCGCCTCTCATGGAGTCCGGAAGAGGTTGACCAGAAGCTCCATTACATCATGAGCTCTATCCACGAGCAGTGCGTGACGTATGGTAAGCAGGCTGACGGTCATATTGATTATATCAAGGGCGCCAATATTGCGGGCTTCATGAAGGTAGCGAAGGCTATGCTTGCCCAGGGTGTCGTATAA
- a CDS encoding class I adenylate-forming enzyme family protein, whose product MKSKSFSILPILYCLHILSPKGLFVWAESLICEGISLMAMLRFAARFYPERCAIIDEDGTVTYQQLYSRARQLAQRLYTDYQLRPGMSVALTGRNSLTFAILLHALSRLGTRITLLSTDLGAEQIMATLEKHHYQFFVYDSDLKQIPRKLPCPATTTDTLRHLIIYRSSKMQEVKLPRIGRGRDIIIHSGGSGGEFKTVARRPSLMSFLPPLFALLRDIRIYKYESVLVSLPFYHGFGLSTLIISLLMGKKICLQKRFDALKTLEIIQQEKVEVMPIVPAMLSRFWQTEGAKEKMRSLQCLISGGDRLPKSLINTTHKEIGEILFNLYGTSEAGFFMLATPMELAAFDETTLGKPIQGVTCKVQDTDNQGTGTLWVRSRWAMNGKRNQWQNTGDLVYKNDEGYYFHRGRADRMIVCGGENVHPEHIEQVLLSHPMIVAAHAFPTPHPCFGNVIHADIECTQNATLTEPALLDWLRPHLSRAEMPHAITFKTIELLSTGKQKSY is encoded by the coding sequence ATGAAAAGTAAATCCTTCTCTATCCTTCCCATTCTCTACTGCTTACATATACTATCACCAAAGGGCTTGTTTGTGTGGGCTGAAAGCCTCATCTGTGAAGGAATCAGCCTGATGGCAATGCTCCGCTTTGCTGCCCGCTTCTATCCAGAACGCTGTGCCATCATTGACGAGGACGGAACTGTTACCTATCAGCAGCTCTACTCTCGTGCCCGTCAGCTCGCCCAAAGGCTCTACACCGATTACCAACTTCGCCCGGGAATGAGTGTGGCATTGACAGGACGCAACAGTCTGACGTTTGCCATCCTCCTGCATGCACTGTCACGACTGGGCACACGCATCACCTTACTGAGCACTGACCTGGGTGCAGAGCAGATAATGGCAACGCTGGAAAAGCATCACTATCAATTCTTTGTCTACGACTCCGACCTCAAGCAGATTCCTCGGAAACTTCCCTGCCCAGCTACCACAACCGACACTTTACGCCACCTTATCATATATAGAAGTTCCAAAATGCAGGAGGTGAAATTACCTCGCATAGGACGAGGAAGAGACATCATCATCCATTCAGGAGGCTCTGGCGGAGAATTCAAAACTGTTGCCCGTCGACCATCCCTCATGTCTTTCCTACCTCCACTGTTTGCCTTGCTACGCGACATCAGAATTTACAAATATGAGAGTGTACTTGTTTCATTGCCCTTCTATCATGGATTCGGACTTTCAACACTTATCATCTCCCTGCTGATGGGTAAGAAGATATGCCTGCAAAAACGCTTCGATGCACTCAAAACGTTAGAGATTATCCAGCAGGAAAAGGTGGAAGTGATGCCCATTGTGCCTGCCATGCTGTCTCGCTTCTGGCAGACTGAGGGCGCAAAGGAAAAGATGAGGAGTCTGCAATGCCTTATAAGCGGTGGCGACAGACTGCCTAAAAGTCTCATCAACACAACCCATAAGGAAATAGGAGAAATCCTCTTCAACCTTTACGGTACTTCCGAGGCAGGATTCTTTATGCTTGCAACGCCCATGGAACTGGCGGCATTTGACGAAACAACCTTAGGAAAACCAATCCAAGGAGTGACTTGTAAAGTGCAAGACACTGATAACCAAGGAACGGGGACTCTCTGGGTACGCTCCCGATGGGCTATGAACGGGAAACGGAATCAATGGCAAAATACGGGAGATCTGGTTTACAAGAACGACGAAGGTTATTATTTTCATCGTGGAAGAGCCGACCGGATGATTGTGTGTGGAGGTGAGAATGTCCATCCAGAGCACATCGAGCAGGTGCTTCTCTCCCACCCCATGATTGTTGCCGCACATGCCTTCCCCACTCCACACCCATGCTTCGGAAACGTAATCCACGCTGACATAGAGTGTACACAAAATGCTACACTCACCGAGCCAGCCCTCCTTGACTGGCTCCGCCCACATCTTTCACGTGCCGAAATGCCACACGCTATCACATTCAAGACCATTGAATTGCTCTCGACAGGTAAGCAGAAATCGTACTGA
- a CDS encoding RDD family protein: protein MSEANIITGQYVQISQSPASIGERIIAQIIDIFLLISYITGTSILINYFETTIFEFRIFFLLGIYLPALFYPFLMELFNHGQSIGKMAMRIRVVKKDGTTPGIGEFFMRWLLQLVDIGFSGIGVLVILLSKNSQRLGDLAAGTMVIRINDYRKIQVSLDEFSYLDRKYKPVYPQAEDLSLNQLDVIQRTLNSDYGDDRSRRITALASKVRTHLNISDTSTADEKFLYTIVRDYQHYTLEIV, encoded by the coding sequence ATGTCTGAAGCCAATATCATCACAGGACAATACGTGCAAATCAGCCAGTCACCGGCAAGCATCGGAGAGCGCATCATAGCACAAATCATAGATATATTTCTGCTTATCTCCTATATCACCGGCACTTCAATCCTGATCAATTATTTTGAGACAACCATCTTCGAGTTTAGGATTTTCTTCCTGCTCGGCATCTATCTTCCTGCCCTCTTTTACCCCTTTCTGATGGAACTCTTCAACCACGGACAGAGCATAGGAAAGATGGCAATGCGTATCCGTGTGGTGAAGAAAGACGGAACAACACCGGGTATCGGAGAGTTCTTCATGCGCTGGCTCCTGCAACTTGTCGACATCGGTTTCTCGGGCATAGGTGTACTCGTCATCCTCCTGTCCAAGAATTCACAGCGGCTTGGCGACCTTGCTGCAGGAACAATGGTCATCCGCATCAATGACTATCGGAAGATCCAGGTGTCACTTGACGAGTTCTCTTATCTTGACCGCAAATACAAACCTGTCTATCCGCAGGCTGAAGACCTGTCGCTCAACCAGCTTGACGTTATCCAACGCACCCTCAATTCCGACTATGGGGACGACCGCAGCCGTCGTATCACAGCCCTTGCCTCCAAGGTGCGCACACATCTGAACATCTCTGACACCTCAACTGCTGACGAGAAATTCCTCTATACTATCGTCCGTGATTACCAGCATTATACCCTGGAGATTGTGTAA
- a CDS encoding PEP/pyruvate-binding domain-containing protein gives MSEQVPAQWGNFYLKDVSFVNLMMRRIYNVLIVANPYDAFMLEDDGRVEEKIYNEYMELGLRYPPTFTQVSTTEEASRILNSVDIDLVICMPGNADNDAFDVARAVKAEFPDIHCVVLTPFSHGITKRIQHEDLSIFDYVFCWLGNTNLILSIIKLMEDKMNIDNDIREVGVQMILLVEDSIRFYSSILPNLYSYILTQSQNFATEALTRHDASLRQRGRPKVVLARTYEEAWEIYQRYKDNCLGVISDVRFPINNVKEKERTATEGNIPVIEKDPEAGLKLLRAIRQEDEYLPLIIESSESDNREKAEAEGFRFVDKNSKKMSVDLRHLLEEHMGFGDFIFRNPKTREEVMRIRSLKDLQDNIFTIPRDSMLYHISRNHVSRWLSARAIFPVSSFLKGITWHKLQDVDMHRQIIFDAIVAYRKMRNVGVVAVFDRHKFDRYAHFARIGDGSLGGKGRGLAFLDNVIKRRPDFNRFPNAKVQIPKTVVLCTDVFDSFMEQNNLYHIALSDASDEEILHAFLRAQLPDEYIGDFFTFFEATRSPIAVRSSSLLEDSHYQPFAGIYSTYMIPYLEDKYEMLRMLACAIKAVYASVYYRDSKAYMTATSNVIDQEKMAVILQQVVGKEYGDHFYPNISGVLRSLNYYPIGEEKAEEGIASLALGLGKYIVDGGQTLRVCPFHPHQILQMSEMEIALRETQTQFYALDMKRISEDFKVDDGFNILKLRVKDAEVDGSLQYIASTYSPEDNAIYNGLYDGGRKVISFCGVLQQDVFPLPELLQMAMNYGAEAMRRPVEIEFAANLNSDRTGELYLLQIRPIVDSKQMLDEDLTEIPDEQCLLRSHNSLGHGVSDDVQDVVYIKTDSSFTASNNPAIADEIERINRKFLDTDKNYVLIGPGRWGSSDPWLGIPVKWSHISAARVIVEEGLEHYRVDPSQGTHFFQNLTSFGVGYFTVNPYKEDGFYQRSVLDALPAVEETKWVRHVRFPKPLSIMMDGKKQEGVVLLPSVSHTETDV, from the coding sequence ATGAGTGAACAAGTTCCTGCACAATGGGGTAATTTTTACCTGAAGGATGTAAGTTTTGTCAATCTGATGATGCGACGGATTTACAACGTCCTGATTGTAGCCAATCCATACGATGCCTTCATGCTGGAGGATGACGGACGTGTAGAAGAGAAGATCTACAATGAGTATATGGAATTGGGGCTGCGCTATCCGCCAACCTTCACACAGGTTTCAACAACTGAAGAGGCTTCCAGAATACTCAATTCAGTAGACATCGACCTCGTCATCTGCATGCCAGGCAATGCCGATAATGATGCCTTTGACGTGGCGAGGGCTGTAAAGGCAGAGTTCCCAGATATCCACTGCGTGGTGCTGACTCCGTTCTCCCACGGTATCACGAAGCGAATACAACACGAGGACCTCAGCATCTTCGATTACGTATTCTGCTGGTTGGGGAATACTAACCTCATCCTCTCTATCATCAAACTGATGGAGGACAAGATGAATATAGACAACGACATCCGCGAGGTGGGGGTACAGATGATATTGCTTGTAGAGGACTCTATCCGTTTCTATTCGTCCATCCTACCTAATTTATATAGCTACATTCTCACACAGAGCCAGAACTTTGCCACCGAAGCACTGACCCGCCACGACGCCTCACTGCGCCAACGTGGACGACCAAAGGTAGTCTTGGCTCGTACATACGAAGAGGCATGGGAGATTTACCAGCGTTACAAGGACAACTGCCTGGGCGTTATTTCTGATGTAAGGTTCCCTATTAATAATGTGAAAGAGAAAGAGCGAACTGCGACAGAAGGGAACATTCCCGTTATAGAGAAAGACCCCGAAGCGGGATTGAAGCTGCTCCGTGCCATACGGCAAGAGGATGAATACCTCCCTTTGATTATAGAAAGCTCGGAGAGCGACAACCGTGAAAAGGCTGAGGCAGAAGGCTTCCGCTTTGTCGACAAGAACTCGAAGAAGATGAGCGTAGACCTCCGCCACCTGCTCGAAGAGCACATGGGATTCGGCGACTTCATCTTCCGAAACCCCAAGACACGTGAGGAGGTGATGCGTATCCGCAGCCTGAAGGACTTACAGGACAACATCTTTACGATTCCGCGCGACTCCATGCTTTATCACATCTCACGCAACCATGTGAGCCGTTGGCTCTCCGCCCGTGCCATCTTCCCCGTATCTTCTTTCCTCAAGGGCATTACCTGGCACAAGCTGCAGGATGTGGATATGCACCGGCAGATTATCTTTGACGCCATCGTTGCCTACCGAAAGATGCGCAACGTGGGTGTAGTAGCTGTGTTCGACAGACATAAATTCGACCGTTATGCCCACTTTGCTCGTATCGGTGACGGTTCACTGGGTGGCAAGGGACGTGGTCTGGCTTTCCTCGACAACGTCATCAAGCGTCGTCCCGACTTCAACCGCTTCCCGAATGCCAAGGTTCAGATACCGAAGACGGTCGTTCTTTGTACGGATGTCTTCGACAGCTTCATGGAGCAGAATAACCTTTACCATATTGCCTTGAGCGATGCAAGCGACGAAGAGATACTCCATGCCTTCCTCCGTGCCCAGCTGCCCGATGAGTACATAGGCGACTTCTTCACCTTCTTCGAGGCGACACGCTCACCGATTGCCGTCCGCTCCAGTTCATTGTTGGAAGACAGTCACTACCAGCCTTTCGCAGGTATCTACTCTACTTATATGATTCCTTATCTTGAGGACAAGTATGAAATGCTGCGTATGCTGGCTTGTGCCATCAAGGCCGTCTATGCCTCGGTTTATTATCGTGACTCCAAGGCCTATATGACTGCCACAAGCAATGTCATTGATCAGGAGAAGATGGCGGTCATCCTGCAGCAGGTTGTCGGCAAGGAATATGGCGACCATTTCTACCCGAACATCTCCGGCGTCCTCCGTTCTCTAAACTACTATCCGATAGGAGAAGAGAAAGCAGAGGAAGGTATCGCCTCTTTGGCACTGGGACTGGGCAAGTACATCGTAGATGGTGGTCAGACCTTGCGTGTATGTCCGTTCCATCCGCACCAGATTTTGCAGATGAGCGAAATGGAAATAGCCTTGCGAGAAACGCAGACCCAGTTCTATGCGCTTGACATGAAACGTATCAGTGAGGATTTCAAGGTGGATGATGGTTTTAATATCCTCAAACTGCGTGTGAAAGATGCCGAGGTGGATGGCAGCCTGCAGTATATCGCCTCCACTTACTCGCCTGAAGACAATGCTATTTACAATGGTCTCTATGATGGCGGACGGAAGGTTATCTCCTTTTGCGGTGTGCTTCAGCAGGATGTTTTCCCTCTCCCTGAACTGTTGCAGATGGCAATGAACTATGGTGCCGAGGCGATGCGGCGTCCTGTGGAGATTGAATTTGCGGCCAATCTGAACAGCGACCGTACGGGGGAACTTTATCTCCTGCAGATTCGCCCGATAGTCGATTCCAAGCAGATGCTGGATGAAGACCTCACGGAAATACCTGATGAGCAATGTCTGCTGCGGAGCCATAACTCCTTGGGACACGGCGTGTCGGACGACGTACAGGATGTTGTATATATAAAGACCGACAGCTCTTTTACGGCATCCAACAATCCTGCTATTGCTGACGAGATAGAACGGATAAACCGCAAGTTCCTTGATACTGATAAGAACTATGTACTCATTGGTCCCGGTCGTTGGGGTTCAAGCGACCCTTGGCTGGGTATTCCAGTGAAGTGGTCGCACATTTCGGCTGCCCGTGTCATCGTGGAGGAGGGACTTGAACACTACCGGGTTGACCCAAGTCAGGGAACGCATTTCTTCCAGAACCTCACCTCTTTCGGCGTAGGTTATTTCACCGTAAATCCTTATAAGGAAGATGGATTCTATCAGCGGAGTGTACTTGATGCCCTGCCAGCTGTGGAGGAAACAAAATGGGTGCGCCACGTTCGTTTCCCAAAGCCATTGAGCATAATGATGGATGGCAAGAAACAGGAAGGTGTGGTATTGCTTCCTTCTGTTTCACATACGGAAACTGACGTTTGA
- a CDS encoding septal ring lytic transglycosylase RlpA family protein has translation MYRTRLLLIALFSLFSVFTLTVQAQSDGKASYYSNGLHGRRMSNGERYDRNAFTCAHRTLPFGTRLRVTNPRNGKSVIVRVTDRGPFVRGRVVDLSYAAARELRTIACGVAYVKVEVVPKETEIPFPSESTGGIEMPEIEYGTAGVCYEFIPEWEKVEEDKPKEIERKVDTHLNNKKLPQQAKVDKENKENASETHKQTQASAPVNQQSAKAKPQTATARTTQPATNRQQPTQQNKQNTQPANSKNESSSSWTNFFKRIKDGVTGLFE, from the coding sequence ATGTATAGAACCAGACTTCTCCTGATAGCGTTATTCTCGCTATTCAGCGTCTTTACACTGACCGTACAAGCCCAGTCAGATGGTAAGGCATCTTATTACAGTAACGGATTACACGGTCGCCGGATGAGTAATGGTGAACGTTACGACCGTAATGCTTTTACTTGTGCACACCGCACACTTCCCTTTGGTACACGCCTGAGGGTTACAAATCCTCGCAATGGTAAGTCGGTCATAGTCCGTGTAACGGATCGTGGTCCTTTTGTTCGTGGGCGTGTCGTCGACTTGTCTTATGCTGCAGCACGTGAATTGAGGACTATCGCCTGCGGTGTGGCATACGTGAAGGTTGAGGTGGTACCAAAAGAAACGGAGATTCCATTCCCGTCTGAGTCAACTGGTGGTATTGAAATGCCTGAAATCGAATACGGTACTGCTGGCGTATGCTATGAGTTTATTCCTGAATGGGAGAAGGTTGAGGAGGACAAGCCCAAGGAAATCGAGCGCAAGGTAGATACACATTTGAACAATAAAAAACTCCCACAGCAGGCAAAGGTAGACAAGGAAAACAAGGAAAATGCCTCTGAGACACACAAGCAGACACAGGCTTCTGCCCCTGTCAATCAACAGTCTGCCAAGGCGAAACCTCAAACTGCAACTGCACGCACAACACAACCGGCAACAAACCGCCAGCAGCCAACGCAGCAGAACAAGCAGAATACACAGCCTGCCAACTCGAAGAACGAGTCAAGCAGTAGCTGGACCAACTTCTTCAAACGTATTAAAGACGGTGTGACAGGACTCTTTGAGTAA
- a CDS encoding SDR family NAD(P)-dependent oxidoreductase translates to MTTIRSKITAIGGTLAYPPIRLRTEVTRKHFCGKWVVVTGASHGIGRALTEKLIAAGANIFLVARSKEDLQLLCTKAKQQGYQAEYHATDLRNREDMELLCQRLKKALPQLDYFFCNAGKSIHRNITDAVNRLHDYDRTMDLNYRALVALSLTLLPALKAGKGRIIYSSSVSTLYPMAPGWSAYHASKSAANAWCETASSEIERSGIRVHVAYLPLVHTAMSDVNEQYCSLPGYSPADAANILLRLCMRKGYCYKPWWAKLSAPIAYLFAPVIRLCYKKIR, encoded by the coding sequence ATGACTACAATCAGAAGCAAGATTACAGCCATCGGAGGCACTTTGGCTTACCCACCTATACGATTACGAACAGAAGTAACAAGAAAACACTTCTGTGGGAAATGGGTTGTCGTGACGGGTGCATCGCACGGAATTGGCAGAGCCTTAACCGAGAAACTCATTGCTGCAGGTGCAAACATCTTCCTTGTCGCACGCAGCAAGGAGGACTTACAGCTGCTATGTACAAAGGCAAAACAGCAGGGATACCAGGCTGAATACCATGCAACAGACCTGCGAAACAGGGAAGATATGGAGTTGCTCTGCCAGAGACTGAAGAAAGCACTGCCACAACTGGACTACTTCTTCTGCAATGCTGGCAAGTCCATCCACCGAAATATCACGGATGCCGTGAATCGCCTGCACGACTACGACCGCACAATGGACCTCAACTATCGTGCCTTGGTGGCACTGTCATTGACCCTTCTGCCAGCTTTGAAGGCTGGAAAAGGGCGCATCATCTATTCATCATCAGTAAGTACACTCTACCCGATGGCTCCTGGCTGGTCGGCTTACCATGCCTCTAAAAGTGCTGCCAACGCATGGTGTGAGACCGCAAGCAGCGAGATCGAACGGTCAGGCATCCGTGTACATGTAGCTTATCTGCCCTTGGTTCATACTGCAATGTCGGATGTTAACGAGCAATATTGCAGTCTGCCTGGATACAGTCCTGCCGATGCAGCCAACATTCTCTTGAGACTCTGCATGCGAAAGGGCTACTGCTATAAACCCTGGTGGGCTAAGCTGTCTGCCCCGATAGCCTACCTCTTCGCCCCAGTCATTCGTCTATGCTATAAGAAAATACGATGA